From one Vibrio neonatus genomic stretch:
- a CDS encoding heavy metal translocating P-type ATPase has product MNPIKLKHHVPGRIRFRVPKLRHYSDIGSWIKTSLMAIQGISLVRVNEVACSIVIEYETDILDYSIVEQRLSQLDFSEATTEESEHEFTRGDIAMNVIGTISAALLPQKWGAVTTATLIAPTLLEGVKELKDKKVSVEVLDAIAVGLSAWRGDYKTAMMTQSLISLGEYMEQKTSRNSDELLADLMRPKDTIVWLVKDGVRTQVNSNTLQEGDVIELAPGVLIPIDGTVVKGAALINQSSLTGENVPVRREHDAKVYSGTLVTEGTILVRVDKVGSEATTAQIAKLIYDSLSEKSEIQRVTQDMADRRVKITLGIGAAVFALTQDINRVASVFLVDYSCALKLSTPVTFKSIMYRAAQQGILFKGGSAIEKLIGIDTCVFDKTGTLTHGDMEVTDVIPLCCQKNARDLLAIAASVEEHSNHPLSQAVVNAAKHNELPHIEHGEVEYVIAHGLKTTLNDNQLVMGSRHFLESHENVDFSRVEDVIQQYEAEGRHLIYISNEGKLIGMIGLRDHLREDALQTLTDLRKLGVNELIMITGDSAYKAQILADELQLDRMYAQTVPSEKSSIIESLQQEGKKVMFIGDGVNDAPALTAADVGVAMCRGTELARQVADVVLLKDGLHGVVEARELANIAMRVIHSNIKLAEYVNSGIMLAAALGYLNPTMSALLHNGTTLSILGRSAALRRY; this is encoded by the coding sequence ATGAACCCCATTAAATTAAAGCATCACGTCCCCGGACGAATTCGCTTTAGGGTTCCTAAACTAAGACACTATTCTGATATAGGTTCTTGGATTAAAACCAGTTTAATGGCTATTCAAGGAATCTCACTGGTTCGTGTTAACGAGGTTGCCTGCTCTATTGTCATCGAGTATGAAACAGATATTCTCGATTACAGTATCGTTGAGCAGCGTTTATCTCAGCTAGATTTTTCAGAAGCAACAACTGAAGAAAGCGAACATGAGTTCACCCGTGGTGATATAGCAATGAATGTCATTGGTACTATATCTGCCGCACTATTGCCTCAAAAATGGGGCGCAGTGACAACTGCAACTTTGATTGCACCAACTTTGCTAGAAGGTGTGAAAGAGTTAAAAGACAAAAAAGTATCGGTTGAAGTTTTAGATGCTATCGCTGTTGGGCTTTCGGCTTGGCGTGGTGACTACAAAACGGCAATGATGACCCAAAGCTTAATCAGCCTTGGTGAATATATGGAGCAGAAAACCAGTCGTAATAGCGATGAGCTATTGGCTGATTTAATGCGCCCTAAAGATACTATTGTTTGGCTCGTGAAAGACGGAGTTAGAACGCAAGTTAATTCAAACACGTTGCAAGAAGGCGATGTGATTGAGCTAGCGCCTGGCGTGCTTATTCCTATCGACGGTACGGTAGTTAAAGGCGCAGCCTTGATTAACCAGTCTTCATTGACCGGTGAAAACGTGCCAGTACGTCGAGAACACGACGCGAAAGTTTACTCTGGTACCTTAGTTACTGAAGGCACTATTCTTGTCCGTGTAGATAAAGTGGGCAGTGAAGCGACTACCGCGCAAATTGCGAAACTTATCTATGACTCTTTGAGCGAGAAAAGTGAAATTCAGCGTGTGACGCAAGATATGGCGGATCGCCGCGTGAAAATTACCTTAGGTATCGGTGCTGCTGTGTTTGCCCTTACTCAAGATATTAACCGCGTAGCTTCGGTATTCTTGGTGGATTACTCATGCGCCTTGAAACTCAGTACGCCGGTGACCTTTAAATCAATAATGTATCGTGCGGCTCAGCAAGGTATTTTATTTAAAGGCGGTAGCGCTATTGAGAAGTTGATTGGCATAGATACCTGTGTCTTCGACAAAACAGGTACTTTAACGCATGGCGATATGGAAGTGACTGATGTCATTCCTTTATGTTGCCAAAAAAATGCGCGTGATTTACTGGCAATAGCAGCTTCGGTTGAAGAGCACAGTAATCATCCATTGTCACAAGCTGTGGTTAATGCGGCTAAACACAATGAATTGCCGCACATTGAGCACGGTGAAGTTGAATACGTTATTGCACATGGTTTAAAAACCACTTTGAATGACAATCAACTGGTAATGGGAAGCCGTCACTTCCTTGAATCGCATGAAAATGTCGATTTTAGCCGTGTTGAAGACGTTATTCAGCAATATGAAGCGGAAGGTCGTCACCTGATTTATATCTCTAACGAGGGTAAATTAATTGGCATGATCGGGCTTCGTGATCATCTACGTGAAGATGCGCTACAGACATTGACTGATCTGCGTAAACTTGGCGTGAATGAGCTGATAATGATCACCGGTGACAGTGCTTACAAAGCACAGATTTTAGCCGATGAATTGCAGCTAGACCGAATGTACGCACAAACAGTGCCTTCTGAGAAATCGTCGATCATTGAATCGTTGCAACAAGAAGGTAAAAAGGTCATGTTTATTGGTGATGGTGTGAACGATGCACCCGCCTTAACCGCGGCCGATGTGGGTGTGGCAATGTGCCGAGGCACTGAGCTAGCAAGGCAAGTGGCTGATGTGGTGTTGTTGAAAGACGGATTACATGGCGTGGTCGAAGCAAGAGAGTTAGCGAATATCGCCATGCGCGTGATTCACTCTAACATTAAGCTGGCTGAGTACGTCAACAGCGGCATCATGCTTGCCGCTGCGTTAGGCTATTTAAACCCGACAATGAGTGCATTACTACACAATGGTACAACACTCTCTATTTTAGGGCGCTCTGCCGCGTTACGTCGTTACTAA
- a CDS encoding NUDIX domain-containing protein has product MLYCPACGAQRLAVHGNQFICSDCDFTFFQNMAAAVMAVVIKQDSQQRTQLLVATRSRDPGKGLWDLPGGFVDPDESAEFALHRELKEEIGAELASAQYLTSFPNTYPYKNVTYKTCDMVFIVTLTEGAKVVANDDVESLQWLPLAEIDLSQFAFESTKRAVSAVQDKLLASERVQ; this is encoded by the coding sequence ATGCTCTATTGTCCGGCGTGTGGCGCGCAACGTTTAGCCGTTCACGGCAACCAGTTTATTTGCAGTGATTGTGACTTCACTTTCTTTCAAAATATGGCTGCTGCGGTGATGGCGGTGGTGATAAAACAAGACTCACAACAACGCACTCAGTTGTTGGTTGCTACTCGCTCGCGCGATCCCGGTAAAGGGCTATGGGATTTACCGGGTGGATTTGTTGATCCCGATGAAAGCGCGGAGTTTGCATTGCACAGAGAGTTAAAAGAAGAAATTGGCGCAGAGCTCGCCTCGGCGCAATACTTAACTTCTTTTCCCAATACTTACCCTTATAAAAACGTCACCTATAAAACCTGCGATATGGTGTTTATCGTGACATTGACCGAAGGTGCCAAGGTTGTGGCGAATGATGATGTTGAAAGTTTACAGTGGTTGCCGTTAGCAGAGATAGATCTGTCTCAGTTTGCGTTTGAATCGACCAAGCGGGCGGTGTCGGCGGTGCAAGATAAATTGCTTGCCAGTGAAAGGGTGCAATAA
- a CDS encoding L-serine ammonia-lyase, translating into MYSIFDIYKIGVGPSSSHTNGPMLAGYYFTQLIQQNVAQVARIQIDLYGSLSLTGKGHHTDRASILGLLGNRPDTIKIASANAQMHSAIEDGKLNIANHHVIDFDYDKDILFHSNNLPLHENGMTISAFDQQNSRIGFETYYSIGGGFIATEKELQQGKKSSDIDVPFPFNSAEQMLAQAEKNGLSLGGMILRNEQVFQDMSAIDAKADQIWKVMRLCMERGFETEGILDGGLNVTRRAPNLLKKLEANVLVENDPMEILDWINLFAFAVSEENAAGGQVVTSPTNGAAGVIPAVLMYYHRFIKQLDTKQLKDFMAVSGAIGILYKTNASISGAEVGCQGEVGVSSSMAAAGLTALRGGSNEQICIAAEIAMEHSLGMTCDPIGGLVQVPCIERNAMGAMKAINASRMALRRSSKCLISLDDVIDTMYQTGKDMNKKYRETSLGGLAMIHLAPPCE; encoded by the coding sequence ATGTACTCAATTTTTGATATCTACAAAATAGGTGTCGGTCCTTCTAGTTCGCATACTAACGGCCCAATGTTAGCGGGCTATTACTTTACGCAACTTATTCAGCAAAATGTGGCACAAGTCGCGCGCATTCAAATTGATTTATACGGCTCGCTGTCATTAACGGGTAAAGGTCACCACACCGACCGCGCTTCTATTTTAGGTTTGTTGGGAAACCGTCCCGATACCATCAAAATCGCCAGCGCCAATGCGCAAATGCACAGTGCGATTGAAGATGGAAAGCTCAACATCGCTAATCACCATGTGATTGATTTTGATTACGATAAAGACATTTTATTTCACAGCAACAATCTGCCATTACATGAAAATGGCATGACTATTTCAGCATTTGATCAGCAAAACTCTCGCATTGGCTTTGAGACTTACTATTCCATTGGTGGCGGATTCATTGCCACCGAAAAAGAGCTGCAACAAGGCAAAAAATCCTCTGATATTGACGTGCCTTTCCCTTTTAATAGCGCCGAACAAATGCTGGCACAAGCAGAGAAAAATGGGCTCAGCCTTGGCGGCATGATTCTACGCAATGAACAAGTGTTCCAAGACATGTCGGCAATTGATGCCAAAGCTGATCAGATTTGGAAAGTGATGCGTCTGTGCATGGAGCGCGGTTTTGAGACTGAAGGCATTTTAGACGGCGGATTAAACGTCACGCGCCGCGCGCCTAACTTATTGAAAAAGCTAGAAGCCAATGTTCTGGTGGAAAATGACCCAATGGAAATCCTTGATTGGATAAATCTATTTGCCTTTGCCGTGAGTGAAGAAAACGCCGCTGGCGGTCAAGTGGTCACCTCACCGACTAACGGTGCGGCTGGTGTTATCCCTGCGGTACTGATGTATTACCATCGCTTTATCAAACAGCTCGACACTAAACAGCTTAAAGATTTTATGGCGGTGTCTGGCGCGATTGGTATTTTATACAAAACCAACGCTTCTATTTCTGGCGCAGAAGTGGGTTGTCAGGGCGAAGTGGGAGTATCATCTTCCATGGCGGCGGCTGGATTAACCGCGCTTCGCGGTGGCAGTAATGAGCAAATTTGTATTGCGGCAGAAATTGCCATGGAACACTCATTAGGCATGACTTGCGATCCGATTGGCGGGCTAGTACAAGTGCCGTGTATCGAGCGCAATGCTATGGGCGCAATGAAAGCGATTAACGCCTCACGTATGGCATTAAGACGCTCTAGTAAATGTTTGATTTCGCTAGATGATGTCATCGATACCATGTATCAAACCGGTAAAGACATGAACAAGAAATACCGTGAAACCTCATTAGGTGGCTTGGCAATGATTCATCTTGCGCCGCCTTGTGAGTAA
- a CDS encoding formate--tetrahydrofolate ligase: MLSDIEISRSTPLRPISDVATAIGLHSDEIQTHGQHKAKISLKALKRLENKKTGKLIVVTAITPTPLGEGKTVTAIGLAQGLFKVGQSVMTCIRQPSMGPVFGVKGGAAGGGYSQVAPMEELNLHLTGDIHAVTVAHNLASAAIDARIYHEQRKGYDDFEARTGLSALRIDADSIVWKRVIDHNDRALRKVTVGINDEGKTINGYEREDGFDISAASELMAVLALASDLKDLRQRIGKIVIGYNLEGKAVTTEDLGVAGAMTVSMREAIEPTMMQTLEGIPTLIHAGPFANIAHGNSSIIADNIATKLADFTVTEGGFGSDMGFEKACNIKAQASDKAPDCAVIVATLRGLKANSGLYSLKPGQPIPDSMYEKDSAALEAGFANLKWHIENVTKYDVPAVVAINRFPQDTDEELLQLKNMVEALPYSVEVAICEAFAKGGAGAVELANKVVEQCHNTPTQFTPLYRMDQPLEEKIMAVSEIGYGAASVTLSDKAQSQLAQYKALGFDNLAICMAKTPMSISTDGSVKGAPLQFDVPIRELRLCAGAGFIYALCGNVMTMPGLPDKPAFMNLDIDEDGNITGLS, encoded by the coding sequence ATGCTGTCGGACATTGAAATCTCACGATCTACCCCCTTACGCCCCATTTCAGATGTCGCAACCGCAATAGGGTTGCACAGCGACGAGATTCAAACTCACGGTCAACACAAAGCAAAAATTAGTCTCAAAGCTTTAAAACGTCTTGAAAACAAAAAGACGGGTAAATTGATCGTTGTTACTGCCATTACCCCAACGCCATTGGGCGAGGGTAAAACAGTGACTGCCATTGGACTTGCGCAAGGTTTATTCAAAGTAGGTCAGTCTGTAATGACCTGTATTCGTCAACCTTCTATGGGGCCGGTATTTGGCGTCAAAGGTGGTGCAGCAGGTGGCGGTTATTCTCAAGTCGCGCCTATGGAAGAGCTAAACTTGCACCTGACGGGTGATATTCACGCTGTTACGGTTGCGCATAACCTAGCGTCTGCGGCTATTGATGCTCGTATTTATCACGAGCAGCGCAAAGGCTATGACGATTTTGAAGCTCGCACAGGGCTTAGCGCACTACGCATTGATGCGGACTCTATCGTTTGGAAACGCGTCATTGACCACAACGATCGCGCACTGCGTAAAGTGACAGTAGGTATCAATGACGAAGGCAAAACCATTAACGGCTATGAGCGTGAAGATGGTTTTGATATTTCAGCTGCTTCAGAGCTAATGGCAGTACTGGCACTGGCTAGCGATCTTAAAGATCTACGTCAGCGCATTGGCAAGATTGTGATCGGTTACAACCTTGAAGGTAAAGCGGTGACAACTGAAGATCTTGGTGTTGCCGGAGCAATGACAGTGAGTATGCGCGAGGCGATTGAGCCAACGATGATGCAGACTCTAGAAGGCATTCCAACACTGATTCATGCTGGACCATTTGCCAATATTGCGCACGGTAACTCTTCAATTATTGCGGATAATATTGCCACAAAACTGGCTGACTTTACCGTTACTGAAGGCGGTTTTGGGTCGGACATGGGCTTTGAAAAAGCCTGTAATATCAAAGCGCAAGCCTCTGATAAAGCGCCGGATTGTGCGGTGATTGTCGCTACCTTGCGCGGATTAAAAGCAAACTCTGGATTATACAGCTTAAAACCGGGTCAACCGATCCCTGACAGCATGTACGAAAAAGACAGCGCGGCATTAGAAGCCGGTTTTGCGAACTTAAAATGGCATATTGAAAACGTGACTAAGTATGACGTTCCTGCCGTAGTTGCGATTAACCGTTTCCCGCAAGATACTGATGAAGAGTTGCTACAACTGAAGAACATGGTTGAAGCACTGCCGTATTCTGTAGAAGTCGCCATATGTGAAGCCTTTGCAAAAGGTGGCGCTGGCGCGGTTGAGCTTGCCAATAAAGTGGTTGAGCAGTGCCATAACACTCCGACTCAATTTACTCCTTTGTATCGTATGGATCAGCCTCTTGAAGAGAAAATCATGGCGGTGAGCGAAATTGGCTACGGCGCGGCGTCTGTTACCTTGAGTGACAAAGCGCAATCGCAACTGGCTCAATATAAAGCCTTAGGCTTTGATAACTTAGCTATCTGTATGGCAAAAACGCCTATGTCCATTTCAACCGATGGTTCAGTGAAAGGCGCACCGTTACAGTTTGATGTGCCGATTCGTGAGCTGCGACTTTGCGCCGGTGCAGGCTTTATCTACGCACTGTGTGGCAACGTAATGACCATGCCGGGGCTTCCTGATAAGCCAGCCTTTATGAACCTTGATATTGATGAAGACGGTAACATTACAGGCTTAAGCTAA
- a CDS encoding HMA2 domain-containing protein, protein MNQYVSRVLKLRKWVKISHHIPGRVRLKYKLGIIAQLSTFKSQDIEKALQSVPAFKNYQLNPKTGSILIEYDPIAIEPDWIESLFSDNESDVEAACHKIAERVNNSGDC, encoded by the coding sequence ATGAATCAATATGTTTCAAGAGTATTGAAATTAAGAAAATGGGTTAAAATTAGCCACCATATACCTGGTCGGGTACGACTTAAATATAAGCTTGGAATTATTGCGCAGCTAAGCACATTTAAAAGCCAAGATATTGAAAAAGCACTTCAATCAGTACCTGCATTTAAGAATTATCAGCTCAACCCTAAAACAGGAAGTATTCTCATTGAGTATGATCCAATCGCGATTGAGCCTGATTGGATAGAATCATTATTTTCCGATAACGAATCCGATGTAGAAGCAGCCTGCCACAAAATTGCTGAGCGCGTAAATAACAGCGGAGATTGTTAA
- a CDS encoding HMA2 domain-containing protein has protein sequence MIIIWCAITMNTYIHKTNQRVRVRSDYIRNHPKTVMSLLEQLEEIDAINKITYRKHAGSVAIHFDDKELDCESLIEILESHNWMQSTQKPSFIENAAISGTKTLAKSIAGIALSRLVGPSISRAILNFA, from the coding sequence ATGATTATCATTTGGTGTGCGATTACTATGAATACTTATATTCACAAAACAAATCAACGAGTTAGGGTAAGATCTGACTATATTAGAAATCATCCAAAAACAGTGATGAGCCTCTTAGAGCAATTAGAAGAAATTGATGCGATCAATAAAATAACCTACCGCAAACATGCAGGTTCCGTTGCCATTCATTTTGATGACAAAGAGCTTGATTGTGAGAGCTTAATCGAAATTCTAGAAAGTCATAATTGGATGCAAAGTACGCAGAAGCCTTCGTTTATTGAAAACGCAGCCATATCGGGTACGAAAACATTAGCTAAGAGCATTGCAGGCATTGCGTTAAGTCGCTTAGTCGGCCCGTCTATTAGTCGCGCAATATTAAACTTTGCCTAA
- a CDS encoding alpha/beta hydrolase: MHGNTFINDGCCYQNHTFEVPLSYSDANSQTLSLFAREVRLNGDENSAKPWLLFFQGGPGFPSPRPNGHSGWLKVALQRYRVLLLDQRGTGHSSVITHQTLAHLNSEQQAEYLAHFRADNIVRDAETIREKLGIDKWATLGQSFGGFCTLTYLSLFPDSLLQCYVTGGISSIDRTIDDVYEATFKRTAQKNKAFFRQFPQAQPLCQKIADHLITHEEFLPNGQRFTAEQFQQIGINFGMSDTFLPTYYLLESAFVEVNGRQVLSYEFLNAMLSEQAFQTNPIYAILHESIYCQGFASQWSAHRVRQNHPQFNYQAGQAFYFTGEMTFPWMFEQYKNLKPLQTAATLLADKTDWQPLYDAEVLANNKVPLSCAVYADDMFVEMAFSCETLNRIPNSQAWITNEYEHNGLRLDGERVLSKLFAIGEQTLATLV; this comes from the coding sequence ATGCACGGAAATACTTTTATCAATGATGGTTGTTGCTATCAAAATCATACTTTTGAAGTGCCACTTAGCTATAGCGATGCAAACTCTCAAACATTGTCACTTTTTGCCAGAGAAGTCCGTTTAAATGGTGACGAAAATAGCGCGAAACCTTGGCTGTTATTCTTTCAAGGTGGCCCCGGTTTTCCGTCTCCTAGACCCAATGGGCATTCGGGGTGGCTAAAAGTTGCATTACAGCGATATCGCGTATTGCTGCTAGATCAGCGCGGTACAGGCCACAGTAGCGTGATCACTCATCAAACTTTAGCTCATCTCAATAGCGAGCAACAGGCTGAGTATTTAGCGCATTTTCGTGCTGATAACATAGTTCGTGACGCTGAAACCATTCGTGAGAAACTAGGCATCGACAAGTGGGCGACATTAGGGCAAAGCTTTGGTGGCTTCTGCACATTAACTTATCTTTCACTGTTTCCAGACAGCTTATTGCAATGTTATGTCACCGGCGGTATTTCCTCCATAGACAGAACAATTGATGATGTTTATGAAGCAACCTTCAAGCGCACAGCGCAAAAAAACAAAGCCTTCTTCAGACAGTTCCCGCAAGCACAACCACTATGCCAAAAGATTGCCGATCACCTGATTACGCATGAAGAATTCTTGCCAAATGGGCAAAGATTTACTGCTGAGCAATTTCAGCAGATTGGCATAAACTTTGGCATGAGCGATACCTTTTTACCAACCTACTATCTGTTAGAAAGCGCCTTTGTAGAGGTAAATGGTAGGCAGGTTCTGAGCTATGAGTTTTTAAATGCCATGCTCTCAGAGCAAGCATTTCAAACCAACCCTATTTATGCCATCTTGCACGAATCTATCTATTGCCAAGGTTTTGCTTCGCAGTGGAGTGCGCACCGAGTTAGACAAAATCACCCGCAATTTAACTACCAAGCAGGCCAAGCGTTTTATTTCACCGGCGAGATGACATTCCCGTGGATGTTTGAGCAATACAAAAACCTCAAACCACTGCAAACAGCAGCAACTCTGTTGGCGGACAAAACAGATTGGCAACCACTATACGACGCTGAAGTATTAGCCAATAACAAAGTGCCATTAAGCTGCGCTGTGTATGCCGATGATATGTTTGTAGAAATGGCATTCAGTTGTGAAACGTTAAATAGAATCCCTAACTCACAAGCATGGATCACCAACGAATACGAGCACAACGGCCTACGCCTAGACGGTGAACGAGTGTTAAGTAAATTGTTTGCTATTGGGGAACAGACGTTGGCAACGTTGGTGTAA
- a CDS encoding YtxH domain-containing protein — protein MAINPFASSAPADHAQQPQTAQNETTQYKNQNTKTHFAMGLAAGAAVAYLLTNKKFKQGVVTTGEKAWSSVRGEVEELKERLEDTQAELEYYRNLHKGEE, from the coding sequence ATGGCAATTAATCCATTTGCAAGTAGTGCTCCAGCAGATCATGCGCAGCAACCACAGACTGCACAAAACGAGACTACTCAATATAAAAATCAAAATACTAAGACCCACTTTGCTATGGGCCTAGCAGCAGGTGCTGCGGTTGCTTATTTGCTAACAAATAAGAAATTCAAGCAAGGCGTTGTGACTACTGGCGAGAAAGCTTGGTCAAGCGTGCGCGGTGAAGTTGAAGAATTAAAAGAGCGTTTGGAAGATACCCAAGCTGAGCTTGAGTACTACCGTAATCTGCATAAGGGTGAAGAATGA
- a CDS encoding YtxH domain-containing protein — MEDKHPSSDPYEAYFHAMLEMQKEMAKSYVAMQQQLGGNMPPMMPPMMPPMMPPMMSPYMASQYPPNMMPHQYYGHPQMPVQPHQQQPYQHQQPQVQQPQAQQQPQQAPESSDNHDALFAQAQVMLDDALGEDAGTFKEILGTFGMSDKEFWKGAMIGAAAAMLLGNENVRGKLMGLVSGAGGMLKTGTEGVKDTAVNTASSVKENISTGSEIFRDTVSAGKQGFQQSVEKHKAEPEVKEETAEPEETKEQ; from the coding sequence ATGGAAGATAAACACCCCTCTTCTGATCCGTATGAAGCGTATTTTCATGCGATGTTAGAAATGCAAAAAGAAATGGCAAAGTCTTATGTTGCTATGCAGCAGCAATTGGGCGGAAATATGCCACCAATGATGCCACCAATGATGCCACCAATGATGCCACCAATGATGTCACCTTATATGGCTTCACAATATCCACCCAATATGATGCCACATCAATATTATGGCCATCCGCAGATGCCCGTACAGCCGCACCAACAACAGCCGTATCAGCATCAGCAACCTCAGGTGCAACAGCCTCAGGCACAACAACAGCCGCAACAAGCTCCAGAATCCTCAGACAACCATGACGCTCTTTTTGCGCAAGCACAGGTCATGTTGGATGATGCTTTAGGTGAAGATGCGGGAACGTTTAAAGAAATATTAGGAACTTTTGGTATGAGTGATAAAGAATTTTGGAAAGGCGCAATGATTGGCGCAGCGGCAGCTATGTTACTTGGCAATGAAAACGTTCGAGGCAAACTAATGGGTCTCGTTTCTGGTGCTGGTGGCATGCTTAAAACTGGCACAGAAGGCGTAAAAGATACTGCGGTTAACACAGCATCATCAGTAAAAGAAAACATCAGCACTGGCAGCGAAATTTTCAGAGATACAGTGAGTGCAGGTAAACAAGGTTTCCAACAGTCTGTAGAGAAGCATAAAGCTGAACCAGAAGTAAAAGAAGAAACTGCAGAACCTGAAGAAACGAAAGAGCAATAA
- a CDS encoding histidine phosphatase family protein, which produces MNKTKIFLLRHGQTQWNVEGRLQGQKNSPLTEMGVQQSIQARKLLEQFEIHKAYVSPLLRAVDTSEILLEGRGVDVSTSESLKEIHLGAWEGKLRADAESANPEQYQLFLNSSEQFELQGAETFQQLQARLVAELEAIFAKEKHKNIMVVSHWIAIKTILAHYSGIPLSRLSEISDPDNATLIQLEKDDSGATVVK; this is translated from the coding sequence TTGAACAAAACAAAGATTTTTCTGCTTAGGCATGGTCAAACACAATGGAATGTTGAGGGGCGACTTCAGGGACAGAAAAATTCGCCATTGACTGAGATGGGTGTACAGCAGTCTATTCAGGCGCGAAAGTTATTAGAGCAATTTGAAATACATAAGGCGTATGTCAGTCCGTTGCTGCGTGCAGTGGATACGAGTGAAATACTGTTAGAGGGGCGTGGTGTTGATGTTTCAACTTCAGAATCGCTCAAGGAAATACACTTAGGAGCATGGGAAGGTAAGCTAAGAGCAGACGCTGAGAGCGCTAACCCTGAGCAGTATCAATTGTTCTTAAACAGCTCTGAGCAATTTGAATTGCAAGGTGCTGAAACTTTTCAACAGCTTCAGGCTAGGTTGGTGGCAGAGCTGGAAGCTATTTTTGCCAAAGAGAAGCATAAAAATATTATGGTGGTGTCGCACTGGATTGCCATAAAAACCATACTTGCCCACTATTCTGGTATTCCACTAAGTCGTTTGAGTGAGATCTCTGACCCTGATAATGCCACGTTAATTCAATTAGAAAAAGACGATAGTGGTGCAACTGTTGTGAAGTAA
- a CDS encoding DMT family transporter, which translates to MSWIFFTFLAAFSQSWRNAFQNQLSKTLNVSGVTLARFLWASPLALLYLVALYQWQPAAMPTFTGYSWFFLIAAAIMQIVATALMVLLFKQNNFAIGAGLAKSEAPVAAFLGVLFFGTSLTFLGWVGVMLGGIAVLILSCPKGFRGISLNTAALGLACSTAFALTSLWIREASLSLSLPFPHRAAWVLFIVILLQTLLLTGYLLIKDRNTLKQMFSKPKLVIMTSLASFIGSFGWFSAMSLQTVPYVKTLGQVEIFFTMLVSYFYLKESIPRKDIFALVLVACAAVLVMWQ; encoded by the coding sequence GTGAGCTGGATCTTTTTCACCTTTTTGGCCGCTTTTAGCCAATCATGGCGCAATGCTTTTCAAAACCAATTGAGTAAAACCCTAAATGTCAGTGGCGTTACACTGGCACGTTTTCTATGGGCAAGCCCCCTCGCCTTATTGTATTTAGTCGCCCTCTATCAATGGCAACCGGCGGCTATGCCAACCTTTACCGGTTATTCATGGTTTTTTCTGATTGCGGCAGCCATCATGCAAATTGTTGCCACTGCGTTAATGGTACTGCTGTTTAAACAAAACAACTTTGCGATTGGCGCAGGACTGGCAAAATCAGAAGCGCCTGTGGCCGCATTTTTAGGAGTGCTGTTTTTTGGTACTAGCTTGACCTTTTTAGGTTGGGTGGGCGTTATGCTGGGCGGTATCGCGGTTTTGATCCTCAGTTGCCCTAAAGGATTTCGAGGTATTTCGCTCAATACAGCGGCGTTAGGTTTAGCCTGTAGCACCGCATTCGCACTGACGTCATTATGGATACGAGAGGCAAGTTTAAGTCTAAGCTTGCCATTTCCACACCGCGCAGCATGGGTGCTATTCATTGTTATCTTGCTACAAACCCTTTTGCTGACAGGCTACTTACTCATAAAAGATCGTAATACACTCAAACAGATGTTTAGCAAACCTAAACTTGTGATTATGACCAGCTTAGCCAGTTTTATAGGCTCTTTTGGTTGGTTTAGCGCCATGTCGTTACAAACTGTGCCTTATGTAAAAACATTGGGACAAGTGGAGATTTTCTTCACTATGCTAGTGTCGTACTTTTATCTCAAAGAAAGCATTCCAAGAAAGGATATCTTCGCGCTAGTGTTGGTCGCCTGCGCAGCGGTATTGGTGATGTGGCAGTAG